A region of the Terriglobales bacterium genome:
GCGATGCCGGAGGTGGAGACGGTCATGCGCGATTCCGGGATGCCGACACCCTGCACCAGCAGACGAACCGCCTTCATGAAGTTGTCGTAGTTGAGGAAAGGCTCGCCCTGGCCCATGAAGACCAGGTTGACGCGCTCGCGGCCCACTTCCACACCGCGCTCCTCCAGCACCGCCAGCACCTGGCCCACGATCTCGCCCGCGCTCAGGTTGCGGCGCACGCCCAGCAACGCCGTCATACAGAACTTGCAGTCCACGGCGCAGCCCACCTGGCTGGAAACGCAGATGGTGGCGCGGTCGAAGGCGCGGGCGGGCGCGCCGGTCTGCGCCTGCTCTCCGGCCTCACTGCCGTCGCCGGCCTCGCCACCGTCGCCCTCCGGCATCCACACAGTTTCCACTGACTGCCCGTCGGCAAACTCGATGAGGTAGCGCACGGTGCCATCGGCGGAGGCGTACTGGCGCGCGATCTGCGGCCGTCCCACCTCGAAACCCTGCTCCGCCAGTTGTGCGCGCAGGCTGCGCGGCAACGTGGAAATGCCCTCCAGCGCCGGCGTACGATCGGCATAGAGGGCGTGGAAGAGCTGGCGCGCCCGGTAGTCCGGCTCCCCGCTGGCCTGCACGATGCCGGTAAGTTCCTGGATATCCAGGCCCAACAGCGCGGTCTGTTTGCCCTCCGGCATGCATCCAACCCAGTGAGCGGCAGCTCCGACCCAGCGTCCGGGGCTTCGGCTAACTTATTAGAGCAAAAGGACTTAATTCGCCAATGACGACGCCATCCCGCTGTGCCACAATGATACAACCAACACTTCGGGCGGCATAGGGGCATCGGCGAAGGACGACCATGGTTTCCGACGCGCGCAAGATCAAACGCGAGGTCTTGCCCAATGGGCTGACCATCCTGAGCGAGGAGATGCAGCACATTCGCAGCGTCTCCATCGGCATCTGGGTGAAGACGGGCTCGCGCGACGAGACCGCGGAGGCCAACGGCATCTCCCACTTCGTCGAGCACATGGTCTTCAAGGGCACCAGCAGCCGCAGCGCCGAGGACATCGCCCGGCAGATCGACTCCATCGGCGGCAACATGGACGCCTTCACCGCCAAGGAGTGCATCTGCTTCAACGTGAAGGTGCTGGATGAGCACGTGCCCATCGCTTTCGACGTGCTCAGCGACCTGGTGCTCAACCCCGTTTTCGACGAGAAAGATATCGCCCGCGAGCGCGGCGTCATCCTGGAAGAGATCAAGATGGACGAGGACAACCCCGACTACCTCGTCCACGAGATCTTCACCCAGAACTTCTGGAAGGACCATCCCCTGGGCAAGCCCATCCTGGGGACCAAGGAGACGGTGCGGCACTTCGAGCGGCCGCTCCTGCTGGACTCCTATGAACGCGGCTTCACGCCCAACAAGCTGATCGTGGCCGCGGCCGGCAACCTCGACCACGCCCGCTTCGTCGAGCTGGTGGAGAGCCGCTTCCGGCACCTGAAGGCCTTCCGCAACGGCGACCATCAGGCGGCGCCGAGGGTCACTCCCCGCATCGTCACCCGCAACAAGAAGGAGCTGGAGCAAGTGCAGATCTGCGTGGGTGTGCCCTCGCATTCCATCTCTCACCAACGGCGCTACGTGTCGTATATCCTGAATACGCTGCTGGGCGGCGGCATGAGCTCGCGGCTCTTCCAGAACATCCGCGAGCGCCAGGGCCTGGCCTACGCCATCTTCAGCGAACTCAATCCCTATCGCGATACCGGCTGCCTCTCGGTCTATGCCGGGACGTCGCTGGAGTCGGCCTCCAAAGTGGTGGATTCGATCATAGGAGAATTCCGCAACCTGAAGGTGCAGGTGGTGCCGGAAGAAGAGCTGCGGCGGGCCAAGGACCAGCTCAAGGGCAGCCTGATGCTCAGCCTGGAGTCCTCCACCGCGCGCATGTCCAACCTGGCCCGCCAGGAGATGTACTTCGACCGCTTCTTCGACATGGACGAGATCATCGAGCGCATCGAGCAGGTCACGGCCCAGGAATTGATGCAACTCGCCGAGGAGTACTTCCACACCGACCTGGTGGCCGTGACCGTGCTGGGCAACTTGGACGGCCTGAAGATCACCCGCGAGCAACTGGCCTGTTAGTGCGGGGCCGCCAGCACCTGCTGCGCTTCCTTTTCCCTGCCCTCCCGCTGCAGCACGCCCGCCAGGGCAAACCGGTAGCCGGTGATGAAGGGGCGCAGCTCCAGCGCGCGGCGGAAGTCCGCTTCCGCCTCAGCCAGGTTCCCTTGCTGCAGGCGCAACAGGCCAAGGTGGTAGAAGGCACTGGCCGGTGGGGGCACGCCCTGCGCCTCCTGCAGCGCGATGGCGCGGGAGAAGTAAGGTTCCGCGTCCTCCAGCTTGCCCAGATAGGCATAGCTGAGGGCCATGTTCAACTGGATGCGAGCGGAACCGGGGTCGGCGGCCAGCAGTTGCTGGTAGAGGCTCAGGCTGGCGGGATAGTCGTGGCGCGCGAAGAGCTCCGCAGCCAGATACTCCTTCGCCAGGAGGTTGTGAGGGGCGCGCTCCACCGCTCGTTGCCACAGGACCAGCTCATTCTCCCAGCAGGCACTGTAGCGGAAGGTCGCCACGCCCAGAGTGACCGCCAGAAGCAGGGCTACGGCCAGTTGTCCCCAGGGAGCACCCTCCGCGCTCCGCGGAAGTGGCAGCCGGCGGATCGCCAGGGCTAGCAGCATGGCGAAAGCGGCCGAAGGAATATAGAGCTGGCGGTCGTGGGCGTAGTCGTGCGGCTGGAAGACGGCCAGCCCGGCCAGCGCGGGCAGCAGCGCCCCACCTATCCAGAGCAGCAGAAACTGCCGGCTGGGGGACTTGCGGGCCACCAGCGCGATCACGGCCGCCGCCAGGGCAAGTCCCAGCACAGGCACGCCCACGTTCGCCCAAGTGGCTTGCTTGACCAGCTCGAGGTCGTAGAGCGGGCTCAGACCGAAGGGCCACACCAGCTTCTTGAGATAGAACCAGAGCACCAGGGGCGTGGTCAGTACGACTTCACGCGCCGAGGCCGGATGGGTCGGGTGAGCAAAGCCCTGCAGCACCGCCCAGCGCGCTCCCAGGTAGGCCAGAACCAGAACAAAGTACGGCAGCGACCATGCCAGCGACGCCGCCAGCCTTTTTCTCCCTGACGACGAGCCCGGAGCCAGCAGCCACTCATAACAGAAGATCAGCCCGGCCACCGCAGCCGCAGTCTCTTTGGTCAGCAGACCTAAGGCGAAGAGCAGCAGGGATAGCCAGAACCACCAGCGCCGGTGCGGTTCCTCCTGCCGCCACTTCAGATAACAGAGGAAGGAGGAGAGAAAGAAGAGGGCGAAGAGCATGTCGCCGGTGCTGGCGACCCAGGCCACGTCTTCCACGTGGATGGGATTGACGCCGAAGAGCAAGGCAGCGAGGGCGGCTGCAAGCGGGTCCCGCAACAGGCGCCGCCCCAAGCAATAGACCAGCACAGTGGCCAGCAAGTGCATGGCGATCCCCGCCAGGTGCCACCAGCCCGGGATGGAGTCGAACAGGTGATATCCCAGAGTGAGCCACACCCAGATCACAGGGCGGTAGTAGCTGCCGTGCCAGGCGGGATCCACCACGCTCCAGGCCTGCTGCAAGAAGTAGCCGGGAACATTGCTCCAGGACTGCAGGCGCGGGTTCAGGACGATCTCGGCGAAATCGTCGAAGACAAAGTCGAAGGTGATGGTGCGCAGGTAGGTCAGCCCGGTCAGGAGCAACGCCAGGCGAAGAGCCACGGCCGGACGGAGAGTGAGTCGGCCCAGCCGGAAGCCCTCCTCCGGCTCGGCGCTTGTGCTTTGTGGGGAGACCATCTTGCCTCAGGACACGGTCCGCCAAGAGACGAGCATCATCATGCCATACCGGGAGAACCGGTGGCGGCGGCGAAGGGAGCACGCTCGCGCCCGGGCGCAAAACAAAAGGGAACAGTGGACCGGTTAGGTCCACTGTTCCCCTGGCTTGTACCCTCCCCCAGGTACTTCGCCAAACTGGAGCCCTTACTGCAGCGGCGCGTCGTTGGAGGTGGCCGCGGCGGTCGCGTTGAAGCGAATCACGCCCGACTCATCCGAGAAGAAGTGACGCGTACCGGTCTGACCCGCGGTGATGGGGTCCGCCGTGACCTGATAGACCACGTTGGGAGCGGCGGTCGTCCCCAGAGCGCCCGGGTTGGGAGTGGCAAAGGTGTAGCCACTCTTCTGGTTCGGAGCCTGCGACAACACCGAGTCGAGCAAGCAAGCACTGGCGGCCGTAGGCGGGTTGGGGCAGGGATTCGGGCCACCCAGGTTGACCAGGGGCGCGAAGCCGGTGCCGTACGTCGAGGAATAGGTGACCTGCGACGTGTTGATGGTGCGGACCGAGCCCACCGCCGACGCTTCGTTGGCGGCAATGCGCGAACGCAGCAGGTTCGGGATGGCGATGGCAGCGATGATCAGAATGATCGCCACCACGATCAGCAGCTCGATCAACGAAAATCCCTTCTGTCTCTTCATGTTCTCCTCATCCTCTCTTGTTACAAGAGTGTATGAACTTGCTCTCTGGAAGCCTGAAAGTCACGGGACATTGTTCCGCGCCCTTCCGGCTCATGGGCCTCTCTTTGGCCGCAGTAAAGCGCAACTCAGATACCAAAGCCGCCCAGCCACTCCCCTATTGTCACAGCCATAGATTTCAGCCACTTACAGCCATGGAGGTTACTTTCGTGGGTGGCGCTTCCGGTCAGGAATGCCGGGATACGGCGGGCCCGGGTGACAAAAAGTGTCCTGCAGCCAGCCCGGTCGGCGCGGGCCGGGCTCGACTCGCGTCACCATCCCACGCACCGGGATCCGCAAGCGCGAGCCCGGGCCGAAGCGAGGCGCTGTACGATTCCCGAGCTGCCGGAAGGGTTTGGCTATAATGAGACGAAGCCTTGCTCTTCCGAGTTCCCAGTCGAAATTTCTATGCTGGCGATCGAGACCCTTCAGCTTGAGAAGACCTACACGGTGGGCTTCTGGCGCAAGAAGGAGAGGCGCGCCCTGATGCCCCTCAACCTCGGGGTGGAAGAAGGCGAGATCTTCGGGTACCTCGGGCCCAACGGCGCCGGCAAGACCACAACCTTGAAGCTGCTGATGCACCTCATCTTCCCCACCGCTGGAGGAGCGAGGATCCTGGGCCTCGACTACCGCGATCCCCGCGTGAAGGCGCAGATCGGATTTCTTCCCGAGCAACCTTACTTCTACGATCATCTGACGGCTCCCGAGTTGCTGGACTATTACGCCCAGCTTTCCGGGGTGCCGGCGGGCGAGCGCCACCGCCGCATTCCTGCCATGCTGGAACGCGTGGGGCTGAGCGATGTGGGCCGGCTGCAGTTGCGCAAGTTCTCCAAAGGCATGCTGCAGCGCGTGGGACTCGCCCAGGCCATCCTGCACAATCCCAAGGTGCTGTTCCTGGACGAGCCCATGTCGGGGCTGGATCCCATCGGCCGCCGCGAGGTACGCGACCTCATCCTGCAGCTCAAGGAGGAAGGCAAGACCATCTTCTTCTCCACCCACATCCTGGCTGACGCCGAAGCGCTGTGCGACCGGGTGGCCATCCTGTACAAGGGCGAGTTGCGCGGAGTGGGCAGCATCGCGCAGCTCGCGCCCGCTGGTCCGGCCCGCGTCGAGGTGGTCTGGCAAGGCGGCGACGCGGTGGCGGCGGTGCGCGGCATGGGCGCCGAGGTCCATGCCGCGGGCGAAGAGATGCGCGCAGTGCTGCCGGAAGAGGAGCTGGACTTGGTGATCGACGCGCTGCGCCGCCAGCACGCCCGCCTGCTCTCGGTCACGCCCGTGCGCGGCTCGCTGGAAGACTACTTCCTCGAGAAGCTGGGTCAGCCCGCGGGGGTGAGCTCATGACCGCGCGCATCGCCAGCATCGCCTACAACACCTTCCGGGAAGCGGTGCGCGACCGCGTGCTCTACAACCTGGTCTTCTTCGCCCTGCTGCTGGTGGGCTCGGCGCTGCTGTTCGGGCAGATCTCCATCGACATCGAGCGCATCGTGCTGGTGAACCTGGGGTTGGCGGCGGTCTCCATCTTCGGTGTGGTCATCGCCATCTTCATCGGCATCGGGCTGGTCTCCAAGGAGATCGAGAAGCGCACGCTCTACACCGTGCTCTCCCGTCCCGTGGCCCGCTGGGAATTCATCGTGGGAAAGTTCCTCGGCCTGAGCGGGACGCTGATCGTCAACACCTTCTTCATGGCAGTGGGCTTCTTTCTTGCACTGCTCTACCTGCAGCATCACTTTTCCGCGCCCGATGCCTACCTGCTGGTGGCCATCTACTTCATCATCCTTGAGTTCCTCATCATCACCGCCCTGGCGCTGTTCTTCTCCTCGTTCTCCTCGCCGCTGCTCTCGGCGGTGTTTGCGTTCTGCGCGTTCATCATCGGCACCTTCGCCGAGGACCTGCGCGGCTTCGCCGCGATGACCAGCGGCGTGACGCGCTGGCTGGCCACCGGGGCGGCCTACCTGGTGCCCAACCTGGCTCCGCTCAACGTGATCGCCTCGGTGGCCCATCAGCAGCCGGTGGCGGGCGCGCTCATTTTCCACAACACTTTGTACGCGCTGCTCTATGCCGGTGTGGCCGTCTGCGGCGCGGTGCTGGTCTTCGAGCGCAGGAACTTCAAATGAGCTCCTCGCGCCGCATCACGACGGTCTTCAGCGCGCTGCTGCTGCTCTGCCTGGCGGGACAGGCGCTCAGCGTCCGCAGGCTCGACCGCCTGCGCGAAGGCGCGACCTTGCAGGAGGTGCTCTGGATCCCCTCGCCCAAGATCGTGAAGCGCCTCAGCCTGGGCTACACCGGGCTGATGGCCGACATCTACTGGACGCGCGCGGTGCAGTATTTCGGGGGCAAGCATCACGCCCGTTCGCAGGAGTACAAGCTGCTGGAGCCGCTCCTCGACATCACCACCACGCTCGACCCGCACCTGGTGGTGGCCTATCAGTTCGGCTCCATTTTCATCTCCCAGCGGCCTCCGCAGGGCGCGGGCGATCCTGACGCCGCCGCGGCCTTCGTGGAGCGCGGCATCCGCGAAAATCCCGACGCCTGGCGCCTCTATTACGGCCTGGGATTCATCCACTACCTGGAGCGCCATGATTACAAGGCGGCGCAGGAGGCGTTCCAGCGCGGCTCGCAGGTGCCGGGTGCGCATCCCTTCATGAAGGTGCTGGCTGCGTCCATGGCGCAGCGCGCGGGCGAGCGCGAAACCGCCTTCTACTTGTGGACCATGATCTATGACACCAGCACCGATCGCATGATGCGCGACAACGCCCTGCGCCGGCTGGAAAGTCTGCGGGTGGACGACGACGTGGACCACCTGGAGGCGTTGGTACGCCGGTACCAGGCCCAGACCGGCCATCCGCCCGCCTCCTGGTTCGAGATGATCGCAGCGGGGGAGTTGCCTGGCCTGCCGCTGGACCCGCTCGGGAAGCCTTACAAGCTCGCGCCTGGCGGCCGGGTCGAGGTGCAGTCCCCGGGCGACTTCCCCTTCATCACGCGCGGGCTGCCGCCAGGCGTCGCCCCCAGTCCCCTGCTCGCCCCGGAGGCTCCTCCGCCGGGCCGCGGGGTTCCCGCCGGCCGCAAGCCATGAGGAAAGCCTCCCTGATCCTGCTGGCGCTGGCGTTGCTGGGCGTGCCGGCCTCGGCCCAAGAAAGCGTCGACCGGATCGCGTCCGCGGTGGACGACCACTACAACCATCTCAGTTCTCTGGTCACGCAGTTCACCGAGAGCTACCGCGGCGCCGGCGTCTCGCGCCAGGAGTCGGGCACGCTCTGGTTGAAGCGCCCAGGCAAGATGCGCTGGGAATACCAGCAGCCCCGGGTCAAACTCTTCGTCAGCGACGGTAAGACCGCCTACTTCTACGTCCCGGGGGAGCGCCAGGTACGCAGGGCCGAGGTCAAGAAGCTCGATGACCTGCGCTCCCCGCTGCGCTATTTGCTGGGTAAGACCAAGTTGAAGAAGGAGTTCGAGGGGCTGTCGCTGGCTCCCGACCAGAAGCCCTCTACCGCCGGCGATCTCGTGCTGCGCGGCGTGCCCCGCTCCCTCGAGCAGGTGGACGAGGTGCTGCTCGAGATCACCCCGGAAAACCGCATCCGGCGCATCGTGGTGCGCGAGGTCGACGGCTCGGTCACCGAGTTCAGCTTCGCCGATCCCCAGGAGAACGTCAGCTTGCCGGACGCACGCTTCACCTTCTCGCCGCCGCCCGGCGTGGAGACCATCGAGACCACGGACCTGGCGCCCTGAACGGCGAGGTCCGGCTTTTCCCTCCCCCACCGCTCCCGTATACTGGGCGCGCAGAAATCTCCCTCCCGGAAGGACGCCCGTGAGCAGCGCTCTCCCGCCGCCTCCGCCTCCCTTCACCATCTCCCGCCGCGCCCAGGCCCACGCCATCACCGCCAGCTTCCTGGGCTGGACACTGGATGCCTTCGACTTCTTCATCCTGGTATTCATGATGGACCGCGTGGCCGCCGACTTCCACGTGGACAAGGCAGCCATCGTAGCAACCCTCACCGGCACCCTGGCCCTGCGTCCGGTGGGCGCGCTGATCTTCGGCATGCTGGCCGACCGCTACGGGCGACGCCGCCCGCTCATCGCCAACGTCATCTGCTTCTCTCTGGTGGAACTCTGCTGCGGCTTTGCTCCCAACTACACCGTCTTCCTCCTGCTGCGCTGCCTCTACGGCATCGGCATGGGAGGCGAGTGGGGGGTGGGCGCGTCGCTGGCCATGGAGATCGCGCCGCAGGGCCGGCGTGGCATGCTCAGCGGCATCCTGCAGAGCGGCTACTCCATCGGCTACCTGCTGGCGGCGGTGGCCGCCTGGGCCATCCTGCCGCACTTCGCGCCGCACCTGGGCTGGCGCGTGATGTTCTGGTCGGGTGGCTTGCCCGCCCTGCTCGCCTTCTACATCCGCACGCGCGTCCCGGAGTCGGAAGCGTGGAAACAGCACCGCGCACCCTCGGTCTCGGCGCTGCTGCGCACCCTCGCGGGCCACGGCAAGACCTTCGCCTACCTGGTCGGGCTCATGACCCTGATGATGTTCCTCTCCCACGGCACCCAGGACCTTTATCCCGACTTCCTTCACGAGGTCCACAAGTTCTCGCAGGGAACCGTCTCTTCCATCGCCATCTTCTACAACGTGGGAGCGGTGCTGGGAGCAGTGATCTTCGGGCACTTCTCGGAGAAGGGGCGGCGGCAGAGCATGATCGCTGCGCTGGCCCTCTCGCTGGTCCTGATCCCGCTCTGGGCCTTCGGGCGCGGAGCCGCCTGGCTCGCCCTAGGGGCCTTTCTGATGCAGGTGGGTGTGCAAGGCGCCTGGGGCGTGATCCCAGCGCACTTGAACGAACTGGCCCCCGACTCCGCCCGCGGCCTCATGCCGGGGCTGTCTTATCAGTTGGGCATCCTTTTTGCCGCTCCGGTCAACTCGATCGAATACTACCTGCGCGACCGCCTGGGCTATCCCTCGGCACTGGCCCTGTTCGAGACGGTCGTCATCGTCTCCCTGGCTGCGGCCCTCCTCCTGGGCCATGAGCAGCGCGGCCGTAGCTTCTTCCATCAGGCCGGGAGCCCGGCCTCCGCCCCGTGAACCGGGAGCCGGCAAGTGATAGACTTGTAAGATACGAATGGCGGAATTCCTGGTCAAGATGGCCGACGAGCGCGGCCACGTCCTGCAGCAACTGGAGACGGGGCGCTCCGAGGTCGAGGTGCGGGAGCGGGTGGCGCAGCAGGGGTTCCTGGTGTACTCCGTGCGTCCGCGCGGGGTGCTGGCCCCTGGGGGCGTCCGCCTGG
Encoded here:
- the rlmN gene encoding 23S rRNA (adenine(2503)-C(2))-methyltransferase RlmN — encoded protein: MPEGKQTALLGLDIQELTGIVQASGEPDYRARQLFHALYADRTPALEGISTLPRSLRAQLAEQGFEVGRPQIARQYASADGTVRYLIEFADGQSVETVWMPEGDGGEAGDGSEAGEQAQTGAPARAFDRATICVSSQVGCAVDCKFCMTALLGVRRNLSAGEIVGQVLAVLEERGVEVGRERVNLVFMGQGEPFLNYDNFMKAVRLLVQGVGIPESRMTVSTSGIAPRVTDLGEEEIRPKLAISLNAPNEELRTRLMPINRKWNLEALLAAARAFPLRNRERLTFEYVLLDGVNDAAEHARELVELMRGLRAKVNLIALNPGPEIAFGTPAEERVRAFQQVLVDAGIPAFVRRPRGRDIYAACGQLKLSRPAGV
- a CDS encoding pitrilysin family protein, which produces MVSDARKIKREVLPNGLTILSEEMQHIRSVSIGIWVKTGSRDETAEANGISHFVEHMVFKGTSSRSAEDIARQIDSIGGNMDAFTAKECICFNVKVLDEHVPIAFDVLSDLVLNPVFDEKDIARERGVILEEIKMDEDNPDYLVHEIFTQNFWKDHPLGKPILGTKETVRHFERPLLLDSYERGFTPNKLIVAAAGNLDHARFVELVESRFRHLKAFRNGDHQAAPRVTPRIVTRNKKELEQVQICVGVPSHSISHQRRYVSYILNTLLGGGMSSRLFQNIRERQGLAYAIFSELNPYRDTGCLSVYAGTSLESASKVVDSIIGEFRNLKVQVVPEEELRRAKDQLKGSLMLSLESSTARMSNLARQEMYFDRFFDMDEIIERIEQVTAQELMQLAEEYFHTDLVAVTVLGNLDGLKITREQLAC
- a CDS encoding tetratricopeptide repeat protein codes for the protein MALRLALLLTGLTYLRTITFDFVFDDFAEIVLNPRLQSWSNVPGYFLQQAWSVVDPAWHGSYYRPVIWVWLTLGYHLFDSIPGWWHLAGIAMHLLATVLVYCLGRRLLRDPLAAALAALLFGVNPIHVEDVAWVASTGDMLFALFFLSSFLCYLKWRQEEPHRRWWFWLSLLLFALGLLTKETAAAVAGLIFCYEWLLAPGSSSGRKRLAASLAWSLPYFVLVLAYLGARWAVLQGFAHPTHPASAREVVLTTPLVLWFYLKKLVWPFGLSPLYDLELVKQATWANVGVPVLGLALAAAVIALVARKSPSRQFLLLWIGGALLPALAGLAVFQPHDYAHDRQLYIPSAAFAMLLALAIRRLPLPRSAEGAPWGQLAVALLLAVTLGVATFRYSACWENELVLWQRAVERAPHNLLAKEYLAAELFARHDYPASLSLYQQLLAADPGSARIQLNMALSYAYLGKLEDAEPYFSRAIALQEAQGVPPPASAFYHLGLLRLQQGNLAEAEADFRRALELRPFITGYRFALAGVLQREGREKEAQQVLAAPH
- a CDS encoding prepilin-type N-terminal cleavage/methylation domain-containing protein, giving the protein MKRQKGFSLIELLIVVAIILIIAAIAIPNLLRSRIAANEASAVGSVRTINTSQVTYSSTYGTGFAPLVNLGGPNPCPNPPTAASACLLDSVLSQAPNQKSGYTFATPNPGALGTTAAPNVVYQVTADPITAGQTGTRHFFSDESGVIRFNATAAATSNDAPLQ
- a CDS encoding ABC transporter ATP-binding protein; its protein translation is MLAIETLQLEKTYTVGFWRKKERRALMPLNLGVEEGEIFGYLGPNGAGKTTTLKLLMHLIFPTAGGARILGLDYRDPRVKAQIGFLPEQPYFYDHLTAPELLDYYAQLSGVPAGERHRRIPAMLERVGLSDVGRLQLRKFSKGMLQRVGLAQAILHNPKVLFLDEPMSGLDPIGRREVRDLILQLKEEGKTIFFSTHILADAEALCDRVAILYKGELRGVGSIAQLAPAGPARVEVVWQGGDAVAAVRGMGAEVHAAGEEMRAVLPEEELDLVIDALRRQHARLLSVTPVRGSLEDYFLEKLGQPAGVSS
- a CDS encoding ABC transporter permease subunit; protein product: MTARIASIAYNTFREAVRDRVLYNLVFFALLLVGSALLFGQISIDIERIVLVNLGLAAVSIFGVVIAIFIGIGLVSKEIEKRTLYTVLSRPVARWEFIVGKFLGLSGTLIVNTFFMAVGFFLALLYLQHHFSAPDAYLLVAIYFIILEFLIITALALFFSSFSSPLLSAVFAFCAFIIGTFAEDLRGFAAMTSGVTRWLATGAAYLVPNLAPLNVIASVAHQQPVAGALIFHNTLYALLYAGVAVCGAVLVFERRNFK
- the lolA gene encoding outer membrane lipoprotein chaperone LolA produces the protein MRKASLILLALALLGVPASAQESVDRIASAVDDHYNHLSSLVTQFTESYRGAGVSRQESGTLWLKRPGKMRWEYQQPRVKLFVSDGKTAYFYVPGERQVRRAEVKKLDDLRSPLRYLLGKTKLKKEFEGLSLAPDQKPSTAGDLVLRGVPRSLEQVDEVLLEITPENRIRRIVVREVDGSVTEFSFADPQENVSLPDARFTFSPPPGVETIETTDLAP
- a CDS encoding MFS transporter, producing MSSALPPPPPPFTISRRAQAHAITASFLGWTLDAFDFFILVFMMDRVAADFHVDKAAIVATLTGTLALRPVGALIFGMLADRYGRRRPLIANVICFSLVELCCGFAPNYTVFLLLRCLYGIGMGGEWGVGASLAMEIAPQGRRGMLSGILQSGYSIGYLLAAVAAWAILPHFAPHLGWRVMFWSGGLPALLAFYIRTRVPESEAWKQHRAPSVSALLRTLAGHGKTFAYLVGLMTLMMFLSHGTQDLYPDFLHEVHKFSQGTVSSIAIFYNVGAVLGAVIFGHFSEKGRRQSMIAALALSLVLIPLWAFGRGAAWLALGAFLMQVGVQGAWGVIPAHLNELAPDSARGLMPGLSYQLGILFAAPVNSIEYYLRDRLGYPSALALFETVVIVSLAAALLLGHEQRGRSFFHQAGSPASAP